A stretch of DNA from Insulibacter thermoxylanivorax:
TCTCAAGTGCGTGGAGACAGGCACAGCGTACCGAGACGGCAGATATTGTCGACTCAGGCACGATGATGCAAGAATAGCGAGCGAGACAACAGATATTGTTGTCTCAAGTGCGTGGAGACAGGCACAGCGTACCGAGACGGCAGATATTGTCGACTCAGGCACGATGATGCAAGAATAGCGAGCGAGACAACAGATATTGTTGACTCAGGTACGACGAGGCAGGCACAGTGTGCCGAGACAACAGATATTGTTGACTCAAGCACGTCTAGGCAGGCACCCTATGCGAGACGACAGAAACTGTTGACTCAGGACGCATGTATCGCACGCACGTACAGGTAAGCGGAGTTCGTATGCGAAAGGGCTGTCCTTCGGTCAGTCATCGCTGACTGACAGGACAGCCCCTTGTCAATTAAAACTCAAATTCAACAGCCCCATCTTCGGTTAATTCAAACGGGCCGGGGGTGACATCTGCATCCGGTCGCTTGTTTCCGAAGAAGTCCGCGTCAAAACGATACGGCGTGCTGTCTGGGTGTTCATATTTCATATCGGCGTGATAGGTCTTGCCAAGCAGGTCGGTGGTGACCACCATCGGGGAGGCGCCGCGAAGCAATGCGGGCTCACTGATCTGAATCCGCACCTTGCCTTGCGCAGGATGAACCTCCACTTTAATGCCCTCTTGCTTATAAACCTTAGCATCGGGTTCATGCCGGCTTGGAACGGCATCGTTAAGATAGACATTTCCATCCATAGCCACAGGCAGAACCGCATTCCCTTCGACGATCGTCTTGATGACGTCTTCTCCAAGCTCAGCAAACTCTTCTTTGCTGTATTCCCACCATTGCTTGTCTTTGACATTCGGATGCTTGTCGTAGCTTCCCAGACCTACGGGGTATAGATAGCAGATGGAATCGTCCGGAACGCCGTCCATAACGACCTTGCCGTCCTCTCCAATCTCGCCTCTAGGCTTCAGCGGCAGATGTTCAAAGAAGGTGATGGGGACAGGTTCTTTGTTCTCGTCATGGTCTCCCAAGAAGATATTGTTATAGTACCTGTCATCGCCGCCGCTAATGTTGGAGTAACCGGCCACGGCCGTCTCGTGAGGGAAGTGGTACGGCGTGGTACGGCTGAGCTCGGAACGCACGACGAATCTGCCTGTGAACAAGTTATGGACGTATGCTCCGCCTTGAGCCATATTTCTCACATTCATCAGGGACAGGAACAGATTGTGGTCCACCATATACGGACCATGGCAAACCTCCACAAAGAAGTCCTCAGAAAGATTGTCAAAGAATACATTGCGGCTGACGCGGGTGCCCTGTGCCTGCCAGTCAAGCCAAACGCCGCGATAACAGCTGTAGATGATATTTCCGCTAATTTCTGTATCCAGGGCAGCATGCAGTTTGATTCCTGCTACTTCGGCACCGTGTCGGAGGCGTTTATGGTGGATATTGTAGATACGGTTATTATAGATGCGGCTGAAGGCACCGCCCATATGCCCTACGATGCCTGCCTGTTCACAATCGTGGATGACATTGTTCCGTACGATGTGACCGCCGACCCGGTCCTTATGCCATCCGCCGGTGTGCAGTGCGCGGAGGATTACTTCCTGTTCACGCTGCGTGCCGCCTTTCTTGTGTCTGCCATTCACCGTGTCGTGGCCCGTACCGATCGGCGTCCCCAGGCTGATCCCGACGTTCTTGGATTCATAGATGAGATTGTTTTCGATGATCCATCCCTTGCTCCAGTGAGGGCCGATCAGACCTTCTTGGTAAGCTGTCGGCGGCGCCCATTGCGGAGCTGCTTGACGCAGTGTGAATCCGCTTACGGTAATATAGTTAATTCCCGGTTTGTCTGGCCAGAAGCAATAAGGACGGACACTGATCTCGACATTTTCCTTGCGAGGATCTTTGCCGCCAAAGTTCGCCCAAATTTTCGTTGTTGCAGGACCAACTTCGGCATACCATTTGAGGAGCGAGTCCTCGGGATACTTGGCATCGGGCCAAACTTCGGGATTGCGTACTTGATCCAAGCTTGCGCATTCGTACAAGGATTTGCAATTCAGGTACACATCGCCGAGATGAACGGGAAAAGCACCATCAAACAGCCAGTCCCCGCTCAGTTCAACTTCGAAAGGGTTGCGAATAGAAAAGATCGAATTGGGTACTTCTGTGCTCCAAACACCGTCTCCTTCTTCCTTCCAGTCGGTAATGCGTTCAGCTCCTGTGATGACAACTTCCCCGTCGCCTGCGGAGCGATAGACGATTCTATGCTCCTCTGTTCCGCTGTTAGCTGGATTCACCCATTCTCGATAAACTCCTGCATGAACGATCACGGTATCACCAGGCATGGCAATCGCTGCAGCGCGTGATATGGTGCGAAAAGGCTGATCAGCTGTACCCTTAGCCTGGTCATCTCCGTGTACGGACACGTGATATTCCATAGGATCACTCCTTCTTCTCTACTTAAAAGGTCGTTGTTGGTGAAAATCTGCCACTGGATAAAAGGAAAAGAAAACGGTTTAATAGGAACACTGTTGTCCATTATATCTCATTAATCAAGGAGTTTGAATGACCTGCGACGATGTTAACTGACACCATCCTCCTAATAAAACAAAAATCCGCCAAAATATAGGCGACTTCCCAGGATTAACATGGTATAATTGGCTTGTACAACTCAACTTGTGGTGGTGCATCCCTCCTGAAAGGAGGTGATTGCTTGTTTACGTTTCAAGATTTACTTGGATTCGGCCTGCTAATCCTTACTCTGATCTCAGTAGTAGCAGCTATCATGTCACTTATGAATTCGAATTCGAAACGTAAATGTAGATCTCCTGATATGAATATTGACAATATTCAGAATTCATATAAAATTGAGCAAAACAGCGAGGGGGGTAAATGAATATTAGAGAAATCTGCAAGGAAATAGACACAAATGAGGTGGTCGGAGGGGAATTGCAGTTACCGGCGACGCAGGGTTTATAGGGTGAAGATAACAGCCAAACAGCGATATAAGCGAATGATTACAAGTCCTTATTGGAGGGATGCATATGGGCGTGGAAATCAACGACTCCATCATTCCCGATATCGGGTACTTGATCTATCGAAAATGTACGCCGACTTGGGAGATTGCGGAGAATGAGATCTCCTTCTATGACCTCACCTATGTCGTGGAAGGGAGGGGAGTCTATATCATCAACGGCGTCCCATACGAGGTGAAGAAAGGGGATGTGCTCTGCATTCCCAAGGGCAGCATTCGCAAAGCCTATTGTTTCGCAGAAGACCTCATGCACCTGTACTCAGCGAACTTCAAGCTCTACGATCTGAATGGACAGCCAGCCTCCGGCCTGCCGCTTCCTCTGCTGTCGCACATCGGCATCAAGAATGACCTGATCGAGCTCTTCAGCGACCTATCCAATGCCTGGGTGCAGAAGGAAACCGG
This window harbors:
- a CDS encoding right-handed parallel beta-helix repeat-containing protein, translating into MEYHVSVHGDDQAKGTADQPFRTISRAAAIAMPGDTVIVHAGVYREWVNPANSGTEEHRIVYRSAGDGEVVITGAERITDWKEEGDGVWSTEVPNSIFSIRNPFEVELSGDWLFDGAFPVHLGDVYLNCKSLYECASLDQVRNPEVWPDAKYPEDSLLKWYAEVGPATTKIWANFGGKDPRKENVEISVRPYCFWPDKPGINYITVSGFTLRQAAPQWAPPTAYQEGLIGPHWSKGWIIENNLIYESKNVGISLGTPIGTGHDTVNGRHKKGGTQREQEVILRALHTGGWHKDRVGGHIVRNNVIHDCEQAGIVGHMGGAFSRIYNNRIYNIHHKRLRHGAEVAGIKLHAALDTEISGNIIYSCYRGVWLDWQAQGTRVSRNVFFDNLSEDFFVEVCHGPYMVDHNLFLSLMNVRNMAQGGAYVHNLFTGRFVVRSELSRTTPYHFPHETAVAGYSNISGGDDRYYNNIFLGDHDENKEPVPITFFEHLPLKPRGEIGEDGKVVMDGVPDDSICYLYPVGLGSYDKHPNVKDKQWWEYSKEEFAELGEDVIKTIVEGNAVLPVAMDGNVYLNDAVPSRHEPDAKVYKQEGIKVEVHPAQGKVRIQISEPALLRGASPMVVTTDLLGKTYHADMKYEHPDSTPYRFDADFFGNKRPDADVTPGPFELTEDGAVEFEF